In Rouxiella sp. WC2420, the following proteins share a genomic window:
- the efeB gene encoding iron uptake transporter deferrochelatase/peroxidase subunit, which produces MKGNKNPAREAGVFSRRNLLKGAVASALAIPMAGSAHTKEVANNDPEDMVDLSKDHAFYGNGPQAGVATPPQRYIMYMTFDLTTSNPRDLQVLLARWSSAIAQLMKGETIGQVEPARDSGVGMDTGEAMDLGPASLTVTVGLGPRVFGDTYGLAKFKPALMRELIALPSDNLQANLSGGDLSLQACADDPQVAYHAIRNLARIAKSTGAAETRWSVLGFGRASAGKGQSTPRNLFGFKDGTRNLTEKADFDKFVWIKDGGPAWQQQGSYQVVRKIEMRMENWDTDRVSDQNNIFGRHKVSGAPLSGTKEFDTPDFTKKDEAGNLVIPATAHISLASHENNKGIRILRRSYNYTDGLSNLGMLSAGLLFISYQKDPAQFETLQTQLGAADALNEYISHIGSGIFFIPPAPQEGSYIGAQMFES; this is translated from the coding sequence ATGAAAGGTAATAAAAATCCGGCCAGGGAGGCCGGAGTATTTTCACGTCGAAATTTATTAAAAGGAGCGGTGGCCAGTGCGCTGGCTATCCCGATGGCCGGATCCGCCCATACCAAAGAAGTGGCGAATAACGACCCTGAAGATATGGTCGATTTATCCAAAGATCATGCGTTTTATGGTAACGGCCCGCAGGCCGGAGTCGCGACACCGCCACAGCGCTATATCATGTACATGACCTTTGATCTGACCACCAGCAATCCTCGTGATTTGCAGGTACTACTTGCGCGCTGGTCGTCTGCTATTGCGCAATTAATGAAAGGTGAAACCATCGGCCAGGTTGAACCGGCTCGTGACAGCGGCGTGGGGATGGACACCGGCGAGGCGATGGATTTAGGCCCTGCCTCCCTGACTGTTACTGTAGGACTTGGCCCGCGCGTGTTTGGCGATACTTATGGTTTAGCTAAATTCAAACCGGCCCTGATGCGCGAATTGATAGCGCTTCCAAGCGACAACCTGCAGGCCAATTTGTCCGGCGGCGACCTGTCATTGCAGGCCTGTGCCGATGATCCGCAGGTGGCCTATCACGCTATCCGCAATCTGGCACGCATCGCCAAATCGACCGGGGCGGCTGAAACTCGCTGGTCCGTGCTCGGTTTTGGCCGTGCTTCGGCAGGCAAAGGGCAATCAACCCCGCGTAACCTGTTTGGCTTTAAAGACGGCACGCGAAACCTGACCGAAAAGGCAGATTTCGACAAATTCGTCTGGATCAAAGATGGCGGTCCAGCCTGGCAGCAACAGGGCAGTTATCAGGTAGTGCGTAAAATTGAAATGCGCATGGAAAACTGGGATACCGACCGGGTCAGCGATCAAAATAATATTTTTGGCCGCCACAAGGTTTCGGGTGCCCCGCTTAGCGGAACCAAAGAGTTTGATACGCCAGATTTCACCAAAAAAGATGAAGCTGGGAATCTGGTTATTCCGGCCACCGCGCACATCAGCCTGGCTTCGCATGAAAACAATAAAGGGATACGAATCCTCCGACGTTCGTATAATTATACTGACGGCCTAAGCAATCTCGGAATGCTGAGTGCCGGATTACTGTTTATCAGCTATCAAAAAGACCCGGCGCAGTTTGAAACGCTGCAAACTCAATTGGGGGCCGCTGACGCGTTAAACGAATATATCTCGCATATCGGCTCTGGGATATTCTTTATTCCCCCTGCCCCACAGGAAGGCTCTTACATCGGTGCCCAGATGTTCGAATCCTGA
- a CDS encoding SDR family oxidoreductase produces the protein MRVFLTGATGFIGSHIVSELLAAGHQVIGMTRSDAGAKSLAAAGVEVHRGTLEDLDSIIAGAQKADAVIHTAFNHDFSNFVANCETDRRVISAMGSVLKGSDRPLIITSGTGMGDAEDGKPASEAVFNHRHPNPRIASELEGQVLLEAGIDVRVVRLPQVHNTFKQGLVSPYIEMSREKGAAAYVNEGTNCWPAAHVLDVAKLYALVLDKGSKGERYHAVDEQGVAARDIAEAVATGLGIPAVSILPQNAQQHFGWFAMFAALDLQATGSWTQQRLGWKPTGVGLIEDLQNMNYSPAEQSKHV, from the coding sequence ATGCGCGTATTTCTTACTGGTGCGACCGGCTTTATCGGCTCTCATATCGTTTCCGAACTACTGGCCGCCGGACATCAGGTCATTGGCATGACGCGTTCGGATGCGGGTGCAAAATCACTGGCCGCAGCTGGCGTTGAAGTTCATCGCGGCACGCTGGAAGATCTCGACAGTATTATCGCCGGTGCGCAAAAAGCGGATGCAGTGATTCACACGGCGTTCAATCATGATTTTTCAAATTTTGTCGCGAATTGTGAAACAGATCGGCGGGTAATTTCGGCAATGGGCAGTGTACTGAAAGGCTCGGATCGTCCGTTGATTATTACTTCAGGGACGGGAATGGGCGATGCCGAAGACGGCAAACCGGCTAGCGAAGCGGTGTTCAATCATCGGCATCCCAATCCTCGTATCGCCTCGGAACTCGAGGGGCAAGTCCTCCTTGAGGCCGGTATCGACGTTCGCGTAGTACGCCTGCCACAGGTACACAATACTTTTAAACAAGGGCTAGTCTCGCCGTACATTGAGATGTCGCGTGAAAAAGGGGCGGCGGCGTATGTCAATGAAGGGACTAACTGTTGGCCAGCGGCACACGTTCTGGATGTTGCTAAACTCTATGCCCTGGTTCTCGATAAAGGCAGCAAAGGGGAACGTTATCACGCCGTTGACGAACAAGGGGTTGCTGCCAGAGATATTGCCGAAGCAGTTGCTACCGGGCTTGGCATCCCGGCAGTTTCAATTTTGCCGCAAAACGCACAGCAGCATTTTGGCTGGTTCGCCATGTTTGCCGCGTTGGATTTACAGGCTACCGGCAGCTGGACTCAGCAGCGTCTGGGCTGGAAACCCACCGGCGTCGGGCTTATCGAGGATTTGCAAAACATGAATTATTCACCCGCCGAACAATCAAAACATGTTTAG
- a CDS encoding M20 aminoacylase family protein, whose translation MPYIEEVIEQVEPRIIPLIASYVPELVATRHDIHQHPEIGFEEERTSAIVAEKLTSWGIEVIRGYGVTGVIGLLKGKHPGNRKTIGLRADMDALPMQEDTGLPYASVYPGKFHGCGHDAHTTILLGAARYLAETREFAGTVQFIFQPAEEGLGGARAMIADGLFRDYPVDEIYGLHNAPAAYSKPNLLKVSAGVSMAGADFFDIRLKGKGAHAAHPDASFDPIPAVGALIQALQTIVSRNISPSDPAVLSITRLEAGSAYNVIPETAVIAGTVRAFSDSVREAIRQRIRDIASYTAAAHNLTVEVDIRDVFSVLSNDEKATDFIAELGREVLGESRVSTVSNPTMGSEDFADMLKHAPGAFFTLGHGGEKPVHNPGFTIDDNILPVGATLFARLIEKRLAVAAG comes from the coding sequence ATGCCGTATATCGAAGAAGTGATTGAGCAGGTTGAGCCTCGCATTATTCCCCTGATTGCCAGTTATGTACCAGAACTTGTTGCAACCCGTCACGATATTCATCAGCACCCTGAAATTGGTTTTGAAGAGGAGCGCACGTCGGCAATTGTCGCTGAAAAGCTGACATCGTGGGGAATCGAGGTGATTCGCGGCTACGGCGTCACGGGCGTTATTGGTCTGCTTAAGGGTAAGCATCCGGGAAATCGCAAGACTATTGGTTTGCGCGCCGATATGGATGCACTGCCGATGCAGGAAGACACAGGTCTGCCTTATGCTTCTGTTTATCCGGGAAAATTTCACGGCTGTGGCCATGATGCACATACGACTATTTTGCTGGGCGCGGCGCGGTATCTGGCTGAGACCCGTGAATTTGCTGGCACGGTACAGTTTATTTTTCAGCCAGCGGAAGAGGGGCTGGGTGGAGCAAGAGCAATGATAGCCGATGGGCTGTTTCGTGATTACCCAGTGGATGAAATTTACGGACTGCATAATGCTCCTGCCGCTTACTCGAAGCCAAATCTATTAAAGGTTTCTGCTGGCGTTTCAATGGCGGGAGCAGACTTCTTTGATATTCGATTAAAAGGCAAAGGAGCTCATGCGGCACATCCAGACGCCTCATTCGATCCCATTCCGGCGGTTGGTGCGCTTATTCAGGCGTTACAGACGATTGTTAGCCGTAATATTTCCCCTTCTGATCCGGCGGTTCTTTCTATAACCCGTCTGGAAGCGGGATCGGCCTACAACGTTATTCCTGAAACCGCAGTTATTGCCGGAACCGTGCGCGCATTTTCAGACAGCGTTCGTGAAGCCATTCGCCAAAGGATCCGAGACATCGCATCTTATACTGCTGCGGCACACAACCTGACGGTTGAAGTTGATATCCGCGACGTATTCTCGGTGTTATCCAATGATGAAAAAGCGACTGATTTTATTGCCGAATTGGGTCGGGAAGTGCTGGGCGAGTCACGTGTTTCAACGGTATCTAACCCTACTATGGGCAGTGAAGACTTTGCCGATATGCTAAAGCACGCGCCGGGTGCCTTCTTTACTTTGGGGCACGGCGGTGAGAAGCCGGTACACAATCCGGGATTCACCATCGATGACAATATTTTGCCGGTTGGCGCAACGCTGTTTGCTCGACTGATTGAGAAACGATTAGCCGTCGCGGCGGGTTAA
- the efeU gene encoding iron uptake transporter permease EfeU: protein MLATFVIALREGLEAALIVGIIAAFLRKNGKSLSAMWIGVFLAVLLSVVVGVGLSMTERALPQASQESMEAVIGLVAVFFVTGMVMWMNTHAKNIKKSLEQEAAEAISQSSAFALASMAFLAVLKEGFETSVFLLATFSVAQSAIWAAVGAIIGLVMAVFIGWGLYAGGIRINLGRFFRFTGLFLILVAAGLIISALRSAHEAGWLNVGQDKFTNLMWLVPPGTVQSALISGVLGIPADPRQIEVMGWVLYIVLVALMVFWPARLRPAPKVAARAILAGAAALALSAASLYAFYPNNEPDLPASAPLVSNGVAAGQASLVNGDGAGYQLNIQSADGKTAVAQLPNSEKKTYRDRGVAVDQWTSQRAYTPEGVPAVLTLDQVVTLYGNRIPIGLNPGLHPGPYNAKWTVNCTVNVSVAQGALLSATGQAETLITLSGSGLSSPRTISAHGQTQDSACRWQVTDAYQHDVMSQLQNQRQTFETYRFWARLLPAFLALLAATCLMIALRRFFQLRQREKHQFQKEGLKLSSKHSTTLPDNK from the coding sequence GTGTTAGCAACCTTTGTTATCGCACTACGCGAAGGTCTTGAGGCCGCGCTTATTGTCGGCATTATTGCGGCTTTTTTACGTAAAAATGGAAAAAGTCTTTCTGCAATGTGGATAGGTGTCTTCCTGGCAGTCCTGCTTTCCGTGGTTGTCGGCGTAGGCCTGAGCATGACTGAACGCGCATTGCCACAGGCTAGCCAGGAATCAATGGAAGCGGTAATTGGTTTGGTCGCGGTATTCTTTGTCACCGGCATGGTGATGTGGATGAATACCCACGCTAAAAATATTAAAAAAAGTCTGGAACAAGAAGCCGCTGAAGCAATAAGCCAGTCCAGCGCCTTTGCTCTGGCCAGCATGGCTTTTCTGGCGGTGCTTAAAGAAGGCTTTGAAACTAGCGTTTTCCTGCTCGCGACCTTCTCGGTTGCGCAATCTGCCATCTGGGCAGCAGTAGGAGCCATCATCGGATTGGTGATGGCGGTGTTTATTGGCTGGGGACTTTACGCTGGCGGTATCCGCATTAATCTCGGTCGTTTTTTCCGCTTTACTGGCCTATTCCTGATTTTAGTGGCAGCCGGACTGATTATTTCAGCTTTGCGCAGCGCCCACGAAGCAGGCTGGCTCAATGTCGGTCAAGACAAGTTCACCAACCTGATGTGGCTGGTGCCGCCGGGTACGGTACAATCTGCGCTTATCTCTGGCGTGCTGGGCATCCCTGCCGACCCGCGTCAAATTGAAGTCATGGGTTGGGTGCTGTATATCGTTCTGGTTGCGCTGATGGTGTTTTGGCCAGCTCGCCTTCGCCCGGCGCCGAAAGTCGCTGCCCGCGCCATTTTAGCCGGAGCAGCTGCTTTGGCGCTCTCCGCCGCTTCTCTATACGCCTTTTACCCGAATAATGAACCTGATCTTCCGGCTTCCGCTCCGCTGGTCAGCAACGGTGTTGCCGCCGGACAAGCCAGTCTGGTCAACGGTGATGGTGCAGGCTACCAGCTCAATATCCAGTCTGCCGATGGCAAAACCGCCGTTGCCCAGCTGCCTAATTCCGAGAAAAAAACCTATCGCGATCGTGGTGTTGCTGTTGATCAGTGGACTTCACAACGCGCCTACACTCCTGAAGGTGTTCCGGCGGTTTTGACACTGGATCAAGTGGTTACGCTTTACGGTAACCGCATTCCCATCGGCCTGAACCCTGGCCTGCATCCGGGTCCTTACAATGCTAAATGGACCGTCAACTGCACGGTCAACGTTAGCGTCGCTCAGGGCGCTTTACTTTCAGCAACCGGTCAGGCCGAAACTCTGATTACCCTTTCCGGCAGCGGGCTTTCATCGCCGCGCACCATCAGTGCTCACGGTCAAACACAGGATAGTGCGTGCCGCTGGCAGGTTACCGATGCCTATCAGCATGACGTGATGAGCCAACTGCAGAATCAGCGCCAGACCTTTGAGACCTACCGCTTCTGGGCTCGTCTACTGCCCGCATTTCTCGCACTTCTGGCCGCAACTTGCCTGATGATTGCCTTGAGGCGTTTTTTCCAGCTCCGCCAGCGAGAAAAACATCAATTCCAAAAAGAAGGCTTGAAGCTTTCTTCCAAACACAGCACGACTTTACCTGATAACAAATAA
- the efeO gene encoding iron uptake system protein EfeO, with translation MLKKTFKRKEALATAGCLTALLMFSVDANAQDAAQAPVKNGVSQVNITMTSADGGSCVVDHTSAKAGPITFNIVNKTATSLTELELLSDNRILGEKENLAPGLPASKFTLTLDGGSYQLYCPGATKEIVAFTVTGKSASQPTGSTGSLLADGTKGYATYVNGVVDAMVVAVNRLKSDIDAGNLEKAKEDYPKARPFYERIESDVSGFLLPGFKATDNAGNLDYLIDMRASNLDPKVGWHGFHAIERDLYQNGKITPETKKLAAELQQNVAHLDKLAKQLTYKPEDLANGAADLLEEVQGTKISGEEEAYSHIDLVDFAGNVEGAQQSFAYLKPGLEKIDPDLTKRVSDQFDVVNKLLDTYREPKNPGGFKYYTAEIKAADGAKLSRSVQALQEPLSKIAEKVATSGGA, from the coding sequence ATGTTAAAGAAGACTTTTAAAAGAAAAGAAGCTCTGGCAACTGCAGGATGTCTGACCGCCCTGCTAATGTTTTCTGTTGATGCCAACGCACAGGATGCGGCTCAGGCACCGGTAAAAAATGGCGTTTCTCAGGTAAACATCACCATGACCAGCGCTGATGGCGGTTCATGCGTGGTTGACCACACTTCTGCCAAAGCGGGTCCGATTACATTTAACATCGTGAACAAGACCGCCACTTCCCTCACCGAACTTGAACTGCTGAGCGACAACCGCATTCTGGGTGAGAAAGAAAATCTGGCTCCGGGTCTGCCTGCTTCAAAATTCACCCTGACGCTGGACGGCGGTTCTTATCAGCTGTACTGCCCGGGAGCGACCAAGGAAATAGTTGCCTTTACCGTCACCGGTAAAAGTGCCTCACAGCCAACCGGCAGCACCGGTAGCCTGCTGGCCGATGGCACTAAAGGCTATGCCACTTATGTTAACGGCGTCGTTGATGCGATGGTAGTTGCCGTAAACCGCCTGAAGAGCGACATCGATGCCGGCAATCTGGAAAAAGCCAAAGAAGATTATCCGAAAGCGCGTCCTTTCTACGAGCGTATCGAGTCTGACGTTAGTGGCTTCCTGCTGCCTGGTTTCAAGGCCACCGACAATGCCGGTAACCTCGACTATCTGATTGACATGCGCGCCTCTAACCTTGACCCTAAAGTCGGCTGGCATGGTTTCCACGCTATCGAACGCGATCTGTATCAGAATGGCAAGATCACTCCAGAAACCAAAAAACTGGCGGCTGAACTGCAACAGAACGTGGCGCATCTGGATAAACTCGCCAAACAGTTAACCTACAAGCCAGAAGACTTGGCCAACGGCGCTGCAGACTTGCTGGAAGAAGTACAAGGCACCAAAATTAGCGGCGAAGAAGAAGCTTACAGCCACATCGATCTGGTAGACTTCGCAGGCAACGTTGAAGGTGCGCAACAGTCGTTTGCTTACCTGAAACCGGGTCTTGAGAAGATCGACCCTGATTTGACCAAACGCGTATCCGACCAGTTCGATGTCGTTAACAAACTGCTGGATACCTATCGCGAGCCGAAGAATCCAGGCGGTTTCAAATATTACACAGCTGAAATTAAAGCCGCAGACGGCGCCAAGCTGAGCCGCAGCGTGCAGGCTTTGCAAGAACCGCTGTCTAAAATTGCGGAGAAAGTGGCGACCAGCGGAGGTGCCTGA